A segment of the Pseudoalteromonas piscicida genome:
GGATCTCAACGACACCTTGTAAGCTGGGGTAAAAAATAGCAGACTCGGTTTCAACCACTGCATCATGCCCAAGCCCCGAACAACATTGGCTTGGTCTGCCATCAAGCTGCCTATCGAATGGGCTTATTACTTGTTCAACTTGCAAACTCTCTATAACGTGACCAAATTGCGCAACGGGCATGCGATATACCCCTTTCATTGTGCTCACCCAGATGAGCTGATTGCTCTTGTCATAATGCAGCGAAAATATCGATCCGTAAGGCAATCCATTTGAAGCATCAAGCTGATACCAATCACCCTCTGAGGTACGATAGAATAACCCATCGTTGAGTGAGCCAACTAAAGTCGTCACGGTATCCAAATGCAAAATACTGGTGATATAAGCGGTATCCAATGACGTTTGAGAACCGATTTTTTCGATCCCCTTATCATTGTAACGATAAGCCCCTTTGTTTGTACCAATGAAGCCGTATCTAGGGAAGTCTTCAACAAAAGTGACGAATTGGCTACCGAGAAAGGCATTATAGGCAAACGGCGTTATCCCCTTGTAATCAAGGCGATACAAGCCCCTGCCAGTACCAAACCACATCCCCCCACGATTTGAAGGGCTGAGAGAAAATACCGGATTTTGCCTGAGCTCCCGCTCATTTAACTTTTGCAGTGTGCCATCTTCGTAAATAAGCGCACCACGGTCAGTACCAAGAATGAGCTTTTCACCGATAAATTCTAAGTCGTGTATTACAGAGCGATTTAACTGAGCACTTGTGAGCACAGGTTGATAACTATCATTTAACCCAATAATTCCAAGACCTTCTCTGCTAGCTACCCACAATTGACCATTGGGGCCTTGAGTAATTGCTGAGATAGCTTGATTTGTCCGTTGGCCGATATGATGACGCTCAACCTTACCTGAGTGAGCAAGCCAAAGTCCCTCATTTAAACTAGCAAGCCAGATATTATTATCGTTATCCATAAAAATATCGGCAAACCAGATGCTCTGATCTAGTTGAATTGGCTCAACAGCTTGCCAAATGCCATTATTTTGTCGGTATAACAATCGCCCATAAGTGGAAACCCACAGGCCACCTTCCTTATCGTTAAGAAACTTATATACCGCATTGTTACCCACTTCTTGGTAACGACGTAGTACTTCATCAATATCTAGAAAATAGGCGCCCAGCTCTGATGCTAAGAACAACTTACCATCGACCCAAGCTAAGTCATGTATGATGGTTTGTGCTAACTGTTCAGGTAATGACACTTTACTTGCCAATTCAAGCCGAACCCCATCGCCAGTGCGATTGCTTGATTCGCTGATTTTAAGTAAGTGACGCTCATTTACCAACCAAATACCATCTGGCACCAGCGCCATTTTAGTCACGGAACCTACAATTTGATTGATTTGGGTAACATCTAACGTACTTTGTTCGATGTTATTGGCGGCTAACGTCAGCTTTTTCGCAGAAACATAATACAGACCATTTGCAGCAATCCAGATCCCGCCATCTTCATCTTGCAAGATATCCCGTACGGGCCCCTGCAGGTCGAAACGCCGAGCTTCTAAGGTTTGGGGATTAAGTCTTAGCAATCCTCGACGCGTGCCAACCCAGAGCATGCCAAATCGGTCTACCACCAATTTATTAATGGCATTGCTATTTAAAAATTCGGTATTTTGGGTGTTGAAGTTTTGGAATTGATGACCATCAAACCGACTTAAGCCAAACTGAGTTCCGAGCCAAATGTAGCCCTGATTGTCTTGAACGACACTCTTAACGCTTTGTGACGGTAATCCACTTTGGATATTCCACTGTTTAACTACGTAATCATCTATCGCCGCAAAACTCGTAATTGGTAGCAGCAAAGTGAAAATGAAAAACAATAGCCTTGCCATCTCGATTCCATCACATCAGCACAGTTAGACTAAAATGCCAGTTTTAAACAAAGCTTGCACGCAAATCAATGAAAAAAATGCCAGCTAATACATCATCTAGCATAATCCCCGAGCCACCGTGCAAACGTTTATCGAGCCATCTAATCGGACCCGGTTTCAAAATATCGAAAAAGCGGAACAAAATAAAGCCAACGATTAATGACTGCCAGCTAAGTGCCGCCCCTATCA
Coding sequences within it:
- a CDS encoding ligand-binding sensor domain-containing diguanylate cyclase translates to MARLLFFIFTLLLPITSFAAIDDYVVKQWNIQSGLPSQSVKSVVQDNQGYIWLGTQFGLSRFDGHQFQNFNTQNTEFLNSNAINKLVVDRFGMLWVGTRRGLLRLNPQTLEARRFDLQGPVRDILQDEDGGIWIAANGLYYVSAKKLTLAANNIEQSTLDVTQINQIVGSVTKMALVPDGIWLVNERHLLKISESSNRTGDGVRLELASKVSLPEQLAQTIIHDLAWVDGKLFLASELGAYFLDIDEVLRRYQEVGNNAVYKFLNDKEGGLWVSTYGRLLYRQNNGIWQAVEPIQLDQSIWFADIFMDNDNNIWLASLNEGLWLAHSGKVERHHIGQRTNQAISAITQGPNGQLWVASREGLGIIGLNDSYQPVLTSAQLNRSVIHDLEFIGEKLILGTDRGALIYEDGTLQKLNERELRQNPVFSLSPSNRGGMWFGTGRGLYRLDYKGITPFAYNAFLGSQFVTFVEDFPRYGFIGTNKGAYRYNDKGIEKIGSQTSLDTAYITSILHLDTVTTLVGSLNDGLFYRTSEGDWYQLDASNGLPYGSIFSLHYDKSNQLIWVSTMKGVYRMPVAQFGHVIESLQVEQVISPFDRQLDGRPSQCCSGLGHDAVVETESAIFYPSLQGVVEIPKNVQLFGGGDLLPRLESLSTHDRVFSTESLNQVIQLDTSERDLTINYTAIDFYAPHSIEFRYKLKGHDTQWRDAQSRREAIYTNLPPGNFTFVLEVKRQGQDWEQAKVLNLSITLPRRFDETIYFRLFITCAFIFMFYLIFWVFRAQERRKQAALEALIAERTTELRKANEKLNQVNTQLKLVSHSDELTGLRSRRFLFDQLPKDVEHYQRNAQSLQAQNKSLVLMIMNIDDFSKINDSYGPIGGDSCLQQLATLLNTRTQGSDYVVRWSGDEFLLLLRDFSRDYIEEYVSDLCKAIAETDYRLPNGKTTKLTVSMGWSYYPLPLLGGKVIGWESSVNLADIALHQVKQRGGDGAATIIFDDQLDAFEFEQSANIESQLQLLQSNGLAEVRVWMR